In Streptomyces dangxiongensis, one DNA window encodes the following:
- a CDS encoding NAD-dependent epimerase/dehydratase family protein, which translates to MRILLIGANGFIGRFVADRLLADPAVQLTALGRGDDADVRFDLATGSPGALTRFLDAVHPGVVVNCAGATRGGARELTRHNTVAVATVCEALRRSGCGARLVQIGCGSEYGPSQHGSSTAEDAVPRPGGPYGVSKLAATELVLGSGLDAVVLRVFSPAGPGTPAGSPLGRLAEAMRRAMQSGDGELKLGGLGAQRDFIDVRDVARAVHAASLSAAQGVINIGSGRAVRLRDAAAVLARVAGYGGALHELDVPPGPLRGAIGHPRPDSDHTAPTAYPYPDGCGSWQQADVRTARDRLGWRPRIALEESLADIWMEAACRI; encoded by the coding sequence ATGAGGATCCTGCTGATCGGCGCCAACGGATTCATCGGCCGCTTCGTCGCCGACCGCCTCCTCGCCGACCCGGCCGTCCAGCTCACCGCGCTCGGCCGTGGCGACGACGCCGACGTCCGCTTCGACCTCGCCACCGGCAGTCCGGGGGCCCTCACCCGCTTCCTGGACGCGGTCCACCCCGGCGTCGTCGTCAACTGCGCGGGCGCCACCCGCGGCGGCGCCCGCGAACTCACCCGGCACAACACCGTCGCCGTGGCCACCGTCTGCGAGGCCCTGCGCCGCAGCGGCTGCGGCGCCCGGCTGGTGCAGATCGGGTGCGGTTCGGAGTACGGCCCGAGCCAGCACGGCTCCTCCACGGCCGAGGACGCCGTACCGCGCCCCGGCGGCCCGTACGGCGTCAGCAAACTCGCCGCGACCGAACTGGTCCTCGGCTCCGGTCTGGACGCCGTCGTCCTGCGCGTCTTCTCACCGGCCGGCCCCGGCACCCCGGCCGGTTCCCCGCTCGGCCGGCTCGCCGAGGCGATGCGCCGGGCCATGCAGTCCGGCGACGGCGAACTCAAACTCGGCGGCCTCGGCGCGCAACGCGACTTCATCGACGTCCGCGACGTCGCCCGGGCCGTGCACGCCGCCTCGCTCTCCGCCGCGCAGGGCGTGATCAACATCGGCTCCGGCCGTGCCGTCCGCCTGAGAGATGCCGCCGCCGTCCTGGCGCGCGTGGCCGGGTACGGCGGTGCCCTCCACGAACTCGACGTCCCGCCCGGGCCCCTGCGCGGCGCCATCGGCCACCCGCGCCCGGACTCCGACCACACGGCCCCGACGGCCTACCCGTACCCGGACGGCTGCGGCAGTTGGCAGCAGGCCGACGTGCGCACCGCGCGCGACCGGCTCGGCTGGCGGCCCCGTATCGCCCTCGAGGAGTCCCTGGCCGACATCTGGATGGAGGCGGCATGCCGCATCTGA